One genomic segment of Helianthus annuus cultivar XRQ/B chromosome 14, HanXRQr2.0-SUNRISE, whole genome shotgun sequence includes these proteins:
- the LOC110904963 gene encoding WRKY DNA-binding transcription factor 70, with product MISEMEQNNKRLIETLIRGRDSTTRLQDLLCRKENLNGLVSVEDLLTEILGSFSSGISMLNSSVSGENHGFPVENMPEVYSGKKPAVKERRGCYKRRRTIDTSVITSATIEDGFAWRKYGQKEILNSKSPRCYFRCTHKHVHGCKAQKQVQKLEDGSNMYHITYLGKHTCPSITHHEVVLNFQDFKNTYHVSNSPSTITNAHIDPSVKQEVDSKDQSTDVSDIVSSANDENTSPPLRWDEILGAGLGSCHEGASYMRFDHEDSCASTSSHGYMYMDYLNNDDLLSGGIGLLDQNVFLD from the exons ATGATATCTGAAATGGAACAAAACAACAAAAGATTAATCGAAACCTTAATTAGAGGACGAGATTCTACAACAAGGTTGCAAGATTTACTTTGCCGGAAAGAGAATCTTAACGGTTTGGTTTCGGTTGAAGATCTGTTAACAGAAATACTGGGATCTTTTTCCAGTGGCATTTCCATGTTGAATTCTTCTGTTTCCGGTGAGAATCACGGGTTTCCGGTGGAAAATATGCCGGAAGTTTACTCCGGGAAGAAGCCGGCGGTGAAGGAACGAAGAGGTTGTTACAAGAGAAG AAGGACCATTGATACTAGTGTCATAACTAGTGCAACAATTGAAGATGGATTTGCATGGAGAAAGTATGGACAAAAAGAGATCCTTAACTCTAAATCCCCAAG GTGTTACTTTAGGTGCACCCACAAGCATGTTCACGGGTGCAAAGCACAAAAACAAGTCCAAAAGTTGGAAGATGGATCAAACATGTACCACATCACATATCTTGGCAAGCACACTTGCCCTAGTATCACACACCATGAAGTTGTCCTAAACTTTCAAGATTTCAAAAACACTTACCATGTTTCCAACAGCCCCTCCACTATTACAAATGCACACATTGACCCCTCCGTAAAACAAGAAGTTGACTCAAAGGACCAAAGTACTGATGTCTCTGACATTGTTTCATCAGCCAATGATGAAAACACATCCCCACCTTTAAGGTGGGACGAGATATTGGGGGCTGGTTTGGGTTCATGCCATGAGGGTGCATCGTACATGAGGTTTGACCATGAAGATTCTTGTGCATCCACTAGCTCACATGGCTATATGTATATGGATTATCTCAACAATGATGATTTGTTGAGTGGTGGTATTGGTCTACTTGATCAAAATGTTTTCCTAGATTAA